Proteins encoded within one genomic window of Eleutherodactylus coqui strain aEleCoq1 chromosome 1, aEleCoq1.hap1, whole genome shotgun sequence:
- the LOC136616882 gene encoding protein spinster homolog 1-like codes for MVVAGGVPFSSGVCFLVLVKQRVVINGSYSDWATIFGALTVVSGVLGVVAGAEISKKYQKGNLCADPLVCACGMLGSAPFLFLALILADISLVATYVFIFIGGALISLRWAVLTNILLYIVPPKRRSTAQAMQITLSHLLGDAGSPYIIGAISELIQRGRPESTLQIFRSLEYALMSCAFVVVIGGASFLATAIFIEKDRKKAEMEESEELNEAPFTLDLLSQM; via the exons ATGGTGGTCGCTGGTGGGGTCCCGTTTTCGTCCGGGGTCTGCTTTTTGGTGCTGGT aaagcagagggtggtaataaatggctcatactccgattgggccacaaTCTTCGGCGCACTCACAGTTGTCTCCGGCGTCCTTGGAGTTGTAGCAGGGGCGGAGATAAGCAAAAAGTACCAAAAAGGCAACCTATGTGCAGACCCATTAGTTTGTGCGTGTGGCAtgctaggctccgcccccttcctgtTTTTGGCTCTGATTCTTGCGGACATCAGTCTTGTGGCCACCTAT GTCTTTATATTCATTGGAGGGGCATTAATCAGCTTGAgatgggccgttctgaccaacaTCCTCCTG TATATTGTACCACCCAAAAGACGATCTACAGCACAGGCCATGCAGATTACACTATCGCACCTGCTGGGTGATGCTGGCAGTCCATATATCATCGGAGCG ATATCTGAGCTCATCCAAAGAGGAAGGCCGGAATCTACTCTGCAAATATTCCGCAGCCTGGAGTACGCCCTCATGAGCTGTGCGTTTGTCGTGGTCATCGGAGGAGCTTCCTTCTTGGCAACTGCCATATTTATTGAGAAAGATCGCAAGAAGGCAGAAATGGAGGAATCTGAAG AATTAAATGAAGCTCCGTTTACATTGGATCTATTGTCACAAATGTAA
- the LOC136616866 gene encoding protein spinster homolog 1-like, producing MVATRLISDDLHFRRKVSSSIPVISNPLEYVIQHVAPGSKRIVPPCFMDSKVTLLHQHIAKHKDKVTRSFVNQISMNSRLVSYFPILASFSNCIPSTSLIMDEEKGVDSHPHIMDEDKPVPTYQHGLDEEMGESAETQENRAATGLSYIRCVITLAILTYTSLVIYMNRYITAGVLPNLQSAYNMSDSASGLLSTAFICSYMLLAPVYGYLGDRYNRKYIMCAAIAIWSSVNLCLSFIPNKYFLLLAMRGLVGAIESSFTTIGPSIIADLFVADKRSRMLSIFYLTIPAGSGLGYIVGDKVTSAAGGNFRWALRITPGLGLIAVLLMVLFTKEPSRGAIDAKKKNTSPSCHYWVSDMKKLFKNQSFIFSSLGNSAGSFIAGALGLWAPTFLARARTLQAKESCQTAVCSYDSTTIFGALTVVSGVLGVVAGAEISKKYQKGNPRADPLVCACGMLCSAPFLFLALILADISLVATYAFIFIGSALISLRWAVLTNILLYIVPPKRRSTAQAMQITLSHLLGDAGSPYIIGAISELIQRGRPESTLQIFRSLEYALMTCAFVVVVGGASFLATAIFIEKDRKKAEIEESED from the exons ATGGTAGCCACCAGGTTAATATCAGATGACCTGCACTTCAGGAGGAAGGTTTCCAGCTCCATCCCAGTAATCAGCAAT CCCTTGGAGTATGTGATCCAGCATGTGGCCCCCGGATCAAAAAGGATTGTTCCTCCCTGTTTTATGGACAGTAAAGTGACTCTTTTACATCAGCATATAGCAAAACACAAGGACAAGGTCACTCGTAGCTTTGTCAACCAGATAAGTATGAATAGTAGACTTGTATCTTAT TTTCCCATCTTGGCGTCTTTCTCCAATTGCATACCATCAACCTCATTAATAATGGATGAGGAAAAAGGAGTAGACTCGCATCCACATATAATGGATGAAGATAAGCCAGTGCCTACATATCAACATGGACTGGATGAAGAAATGGGTGAGAGCGCAGAAACGCAGGAGAACCGTGCTGCCACCGGACTCTCCTATATACGCTGCGTCATTACTCTAGCGATCCTTACTTACACGAGTCTAGTCATCTACATGAATCGCTACATTACTGCAG GGGTGCTGCCAAACCTGCAAAGTGCCTACAACATGAGCGACAGTGCAAGCGGCTTGCTAAGCACAG CATTCATCTGCAGCTATATGCTGTTAGCTCCAGTCTATGGGTACTTGGGCGACCGCTACAATAGGAAATACATCATGTGCGCAGCAATCGCCATCTGGTCAAGTGTTAACTTGTGCTTGTCATTCATCCCTAATAAG TATTTCCTGCTCCTGGCAATGAGAGGATTGGTTGGGGCCATAGAGTCAAGTTTCACCACCATCGGCCCCTCCATCATTGCGGATCTCTTTGTGGCAGACAAACGCAGCCGAATGTTGTCTATCTTTTACCTAACAATACCTGCTGGCAG TGGCTTGGGATACATCGTTGGAGACAAAGTAACAAGCGCTGCAGGTGGTAACTTTCGCTGGGCCCTCCGG ATCACCCCTGGTCTGGGCCTCATAGCCGTCCTCCTCATGGTATTATTCACCAAGGAACCATCAAGAGGAGCCATAGATGCGAAAAAGAAGAACACATCACCAAGCTGCCATTATTGGGTTTCGGACATGAAGAAACTATTCAAaaa CCAAAGTTTCATATTTTCCAGTCTGGGTAACTCAGCTGGATCATTCATAGCTGGCGCCTTAGGCCTCTGGGCTCCCACCTTCTTGGCGCGTGCGCGAACCTTGCAGGCAAAGGAATCTTGTCAGACTGCAGTGTGCAGCTATGACAGCAC TACAATCTTCGGCGCACTTACAGTTGTCTCCGGCGTCCTTGGAGTTGTAGCAGGGGCGGAGATAAGCAAAAAGTACCAAAAAGGCAACCCACGTGCAGACCCATTGGTTTGTGCGTGTGGCATGCTATGCTCCGCCCCCTTCCTGTTTTTGGCTCTGATTCTTGCGGACATCAGTCTTGTGGCCACCTAT GCCTTTATATTCATCGGAAGTGCATTAATCAGCTTGAgatgggccgttctgaccaacaTCCTCCTG TATATTGTACCACCCAAAAGACGATCTACAGCACAGGCCATGCAGATTACACTATCGCACCTGCTGGGTGATGCTGGCAGTCCATATATCATCGGAGCG ATATCTGAGCTCATCCAAAGAGGAAGGCCGGAATCTACCCTGCAAATATTCCGCAGCCTGGAGTACGCCCTCATGACTTGCGCGTTTGTCGTAGTCGTCGGAGGAGCTTCCTTCTTGGCAACTGCCATATTTATTGAGAAAGATCGCAAGAAGGCAGAAATAGAGGAATCTGAAG ACTAG